taaacctactcctcttcttttttcagCGTTTGTGTCTTTTATTTTAAACCTACCAACATTTCTTTCgttttttttaaacctattCCTCTCCTTCTAtcaatatttctttcttttttaaacgCTACCGTTTTATTGCAAGTTTCATGGCTCATATCCGAGTGTGACTTCGAGGGGATTGAGGTCCGAGTACTAAGGAGCATATGAGGTCGGGATTTTTATAAGTACGTAGTCTCTATGTAGTccatgatatttttatttttcactttaattttgttatataattgataagaaattagttaatttttcaataaatattgcttataaaaaatattcaataaataactctaaaaaaaaatttggagagGGGTTGTCCCAAAACCCCCGTCAAACTTTTCACCTCCCCTCACAAAAATTACTAACTCCGCCTTGATTCAAATCCATTAAAGAAGTTGTCAAATTATTATTGTGTACAGTACAAGTCGATAACTGTAGGTAGACCAACACGAGGTCCAAGTCTATCAAAAGACGAgatcaaattattattattgattaaTATATTAACTATATAGCTATTTTTCaatttatgtgtgtatatatacatatatatatatatacatacatgtggAATAAGCTACATCTGGTTGTGATTTAGCCAACCGTTCCAACAATGTCATTCAAAGTCCATACATGCCGATACTttctcttcatcatcttctcccGATAATTCCATATCCATGGCCGAACTAATCCATCACAAACCCAAATCCAAACCCACCACTAATTGCTTCCTGGGTTGTTTCGGATTCCCCAGCAAACAACAATTTTCCAGGAAAAAATCAGTTGccaagaaaaacaacaaaaccaCCCTATGCTTTTCTTGGTCAAGATTTCGCATCAAAAGATCCTCCACCGTCAAAACAGTGCCCCTAGACTCCACTAATGTGTCATCCGAGAGCTTCAACCTCTCCTTCATATGTCCAAGTCCGACCAAAAAAGATTCTAAACCACTCGGTCAAATCACCGCAGCCGCCATAGTCTCCTCTgacaatcaatcccctaaagaGGTAAACCATTAAACCAATATTTAATTAACGTTGTGTTCTTTaatttatattcaattttaTCAAAAACCTTTGATCATAATTGTATATAATTGTGACTCCTTTTGTTGGTTTCAGACAAAGATCAACAATCTCCATCACAGTAGGAGGCAATCGCATGACGCCACGTGCCAAAAGGGATTGTCCTTCCGCCGCAAAATCGACTCCATAAGAAACACCAGCCACCCGGGTTCACCTGACACGGCCAAGCCCAGAAACGGGCGGCCCAACGTGTCCATTTCAAGGTCCACGACGTTCCCGGGTCCGGAACGGGTGAAATTGGTgggtgattggacctctattttgaggttctaatgtcctttaattaggatgttctagcacttagttaatgtatttgattgcattttagcttaattttacacttacaaatgtttccccttggttttgtaggaatcggaccttgttcgggcaagttggagcacttttttggcactttttgctgtgaggtgtcgggacacttcccaaggtgtccggacacctgtccggacacccgtccggacacccgtccggacacccgtccggacgctttcttcacaaattgaggcagaggcttcaaagttgatggacgcatgaagtgtccggacacccgtccggacacctacggcgaatctgcaattttctgcaccaaaatttcaagggcacttagggtaaatcatgtatgtaaccaatgggaaacgattttataagggtagttaggtattttctattgtaaaaagagaagaaaaccctaaaattgggtcttccttcacacaattcatctcctccaacttcttgcctccattgtttttctctctctttctctctctaggattttacttagttcttgtgatcttgtttgtaaacattggttttcatctataaaattgatgtttattctcattataatgagtggctaagttctctttctagtttctagtcccgaacggtgggtgcaaggtttcgattactcaaggtatgctcaaagaatcgtagcttcgatttctctcttttaatttcgtgatagttgtgtgattggatctatgggaatgacatatttgattgtattcttggattgtatagtctagggattgcatctaatgtgttcgattgagaattgttaaacccattgcatgatttccttaattaattgagtttttcattgcatagctattaattatgtgtattgatgatggggttttgggttaatttaggaatgtgcatgggagagttatggttaattgatctttgagtgtgaaactagggtgttagccaagccgagccccaagggggaacattaatccataatattaggtgcttatccctttgcgttcatcgtagattaagagacccgatggcctacatgcatgaattgaagtcttatatcccaattctctttgcatatgcatgattgatagtatcacacaatgcattgtgtatggttgtgtgtgtttgcaatgataccttgagtatgagaaccgagtagccaccgggacggactagagactaggtttttttaattaattgttttaaatccactttgtgctcactttgattacaaaatcgcttatgctaccgagtcattcggcccatttcttttacttgcttttatttgatattcattgtgtttattagtgttagctagtcatttgcatatcattcacttcaaatttgcattgcttcctcgtggatcgataccggactcaccggtttattacttgacgataccctacacttggggtaagtacacacacacacttaggtGTCGGTCAGTGGGTAGCCCGTCAACCCATTCTCCAGTTATAAGTAAAGAAGAAGACAATAAATCGGATCCGATTGTGGGTATGTCCATTATAATAGTGACAATATTGATAATGTTAGTATGGGGTAGATTATGCGCCATCCTTTGTACATCTGCATGGTTTTTCTTTGTTCCTCGTTTGGGAAGCAATATTGATCACAGTGGTACAAATGGGTCGGGCTCGAAGCAACCCGACTTGAATTCGAAGGAGTACAAGAAGCGTGTTGTTTTGGAGGGTCTTCTCGAGAGGAATTATCATCGTCATCGTTCAACACTCTGAACCGGATGGCATTTTGTGTAAATTAGACATAATGGTGTGTCTAAATTTGTAACAAACTGTCTCCGTCTTCTAGAAGATGGTTTAGTTTTCAACTTCTATAAATTATGCACTTTGTCTAATTGGGCAATTGGAGATGTCACGTGATATTGATTTCATTTGTGTTAAGAAAAATATACCACATCGATTGACTAAGTCCAAACCGAAtagtatatatggacaaaacTCATCCCTTATTAAGAATAAGGTCATTTCATAAGTGAAACGAGTTGGGTTTCGTCCTGTAATAACTTGTCTCCTCGATTAATGAGAGCAATTTAATTCTATTAAACGTAACCTATCCTACACTTATTGAGTATGATATAACTCGGCAAGTACAGAGAAAAGTGGTAAGAACAATATATCGACCCAACCGAGCAGTATATATAGGCAAAGTTCATCCCTTACATACAACAAAACCTTTTTCATGAGTCTAgtgagagttggacttgacttGTAGTAGCTGAGTTTTCTTAGTGAGTTGAGATTCGACCTGTAGTAGCTGGGCTCAAGAAGAACAAAGTGTGCGGGTTCAATGTATTTTCGGGAATCGAACAattcaaaacggataatattattgacatgtatGAAGGTGTGAAACATAAGAAAGAAGGGTCGACATGTATAATGATAAATGGCGGTCACTTCTCCATTTGTCTCTGCTATCACCTAACCACAAAAGAGTgtaagaagaagataaaatagcaataggtctttttttttatcatattaaTTTCAATTGTTGCTTTCAATCGATCTCCttatcaaattatcaatgatcaattaattggtttattatttaatttgattCCCCTTTTATACATTTGAAAATCTGGAACACAAAGATGAGGGACCATGAAAGTAGTGGTAGATCCTATCCAATTCAAGATTGATGGATTCGGTGCTACCAACTTTCATATCTTTGTAACTTGGATCAACCTACGTGGTGTCCCGAGATAATAACACATTTCTGGCTCAGCTAATAGAGTATTATTTTACACAGAATGTTAGGTTTAGGGCAGGTTCTTTTGCAAATTGAGATaatctcaaaatttaaaaaatgtcagttgtggatgaataaaaaataatttcttaatAGCTAGTAATTTCGGTCATGAGTTCCATTCTTATGTGGAGCAATATTTTTGTGGCCACGAATTAGATTTAAGACAAATTCTTTTACAAAATGAGATAatctcaaaataaataaaaaatttagttaTATAGACAGATTTCTTAACATATATTATTCAATATCTATTTAGGGTCAAACTGTATAGATTCAAaaggtcttgagttcgattttcaagCATTAGGCTTTGACATAACTTATCATGTTTTCAGGTGAAGAATTTCTGTGTGTTTAGGCTCACGACCCAAGTTTAAATCATACCAAATATCCAAAGGATAAACTGTTTTATAGTACCGTAATTggttaaatttaattttgtttactaGGCTTATCGATAAAGACAAATTATTCTGAAGCAGAATCGTTTCTTTGGGTCTACAACGAGCCCAACATCAGCTTCTTGGGTCAAAGTGACAACAAATATGGGCTCAGGCCTTAATTGATTAGGATAACCCAATTTAAAGGCATGGGCTAAGCGATTAATTGATTAGGCTGGCCCAATTTTAAGTCTCGTCCGGATCCTGGAGTTTCCTAACCCTAAAACGAAACATCAGATAAAATCTTCTTCATTGGATAGGACGCTCATCGTTCATCTTCTACGTCTCCGTTGTTGGCGCAACAGAGCTCTCAACCATGGTAATTCTTCCTTCTCTTGAGACTGCCAGTCTCACATATTAATTTCTCGAATCAAGTACTCCGTGTTGTTGGCGtttagttttcttttctctGAACCTGATTTCTGACTGTTTGTTTACCTGGTGAAGCTCATTGATTTCTATAGAATCAAATGTTTAGATCCGAATTCTGTTACTTAGTGATTTGAAGGGGTTCTTTTCTATTTGAGCtctttaatttagttttatacCAGGATTTGTTGCTTAGCAAATGACTGTTGTTCGATCGGTGTATGTATTTATGCTTTTGCTTGGGTATATAATTAGTTTGATACTCTCACCTGCGAAAGTTGGAACtgtgttgatttattttctatttgcaAAAGAATGCAAATGATCATTAGTTTATAGCTTTCCTGTGTAGACCAATTTTTTGCTTTCTCGTCATCTGTTTCGCAATACTGGAACAGTCATTAGTGTATGCCATCCGTGGTAGGAATGAAGTACTGAAATTTTACTTTCAATGGCTTGTGTAGTTAACTAGTTTTGCCGTTGATGGTGGACTAATAATAGTTTGAATGGGCTACTTTACTGATATGGTATCACATCATCCACATTATTACGAGGGAATTACTTGTATGACCTCCTGGAACCCATCcaggtttttttttcaattttttttcccgagTTTTAATTAATGGgtgtattatattattttcatcATGGCTTGAAAGTAACTTTCTTACATGCAATAGCTCTTTTTGTGTTATATACTTATGTTGGTTAGAATTGGATTGGATGTAATTATGGCTGGGTATATTATCTAGCTGGTAGAGAGATGAATTGGTAATTAAGAATGTTACAGGAACTTAATGGCACAACCTTTTTACCGGAGATAGTAACATGAAGTTGCTAGAAAATGCTGGATGTTTAGAAATTAGTGTGCAAGCTTTCGTAGAATTAAACACATGGAACGAgataaatttctttcttttgagaTACTTGTAGTTGTAGGGATGCCTGATATTTTACTAGCTTTGCAAGAAACATAATTTTCATTCATTGAATGTAATACATTTTTGCTCCTCTCATAGTCGGATAGTCCTAAATTTTAATCTGTTCCTCATATGGTACTCTGACCAGTAGAATCAAAGAAATAGTCTTGCTGGAAGCTTTTTATTTGTGCCTCTGGTAGATTTGTCTAGATTCATCTTTTGGCTTCGGTTTTTCCTTCCTAAGTTTGTCTGCTTTTGTGTTGTACATCAAGTGTATTATTACTTGTGTTTGCAGGTGAACGTTCCAAAGACCAAGAAGACCTACTGCAAGAGCAAGGAGTGCAGGAAGCACACCCTTCATAAAGTCACACAGTATAAGAAGGGTAAGGATAGTCTTGCCGCTCAAGGTAAACGCCGTTATGATCGCAAACAATCAGGGTATGGAGGGCAGACCAAACCAGTCTTCCACAAGAAGGTGAATACTCTGTCCTCTTTCCTATTCCTTGCAGATTTCTGGTCTGTGTTTTAAATCTGGTCTGTGTTTTCcctctgttgtttttttttttccttctgtccTGTTATCATTTTTTTCCCGGGAGAATACAAAACCTGATTGACAATGAATGCTCTTCTTTAAATAGGCAAAAACAACTAAAAAGATTGTGCTGAGGTTGCAATGCCAGGGTTGCAAGCATGTCTCCCAGCACCCAATCAAGGTTAGGGCTTTGGAACATTACACTGTGGGGGTTATCTTATTTGCTTTTGCATTCCCACCTATGCAGTGACATTGactattttctcttttatttttgcaGAGGTGCAAGCACTTTGAGATTGGTGGGGACAAGAAGGGAAAGGGGACTTCTCTTTTCTAAGTAATTGTCTTAAttttgtgttcccttgcatttTATTTATGTTAGAACTCAAATGTCATTTTTTGCTTGGAAATGCAAATGGATTGGTTTATTAGTAGATCTAGTTGTAATGTTTCTGTTATTTGACATTGCTGGTCTTATACGAGGCACTCTATGGAATTAGTATCAGTTAGCCTTGGTTCTTGGtaatactttttattttttttgttttaatttactTGTTTCAGATGTTGAGATGGTTTGGTTGGCAAGTTATGTTGAAGATGGTCTGTTTTTTTGTTGGGAGAAGAGAAATATATCTTTTGTTTGTGCCAGTGCTGCTGATAATGTAGACCCATTTGTTGTTCTAACTTTTCTACTTATTAGTGTTTCTCGTGATCTCGTCAAGATGAACCATGTTTTTAGGTGGATAATTTTACGGTGCTGACGAAGCAACTGACTCCCAACTCAGGCTGTGATCAGCAACTGAGGAAGGATGGGATTGTTTATCTCACCTCTTAGACGCTCCCCAACCCCATTACTTTCCTCCCAGCATAAGGGGTTGGGGGTGGTTTTGTTATAGAGAGATCAAACCACCCTGAACCCTGATCAAACGGCCTTATATGATGAACTTGTCTCTCGAACAATGTTTTCCTAGTAAATATCACCTCTCCAACAGTTCTTAACCCTAGTAGCCTCTTCAATTGTTCTCAATCCTCTCTTCGCCTTCCCTTGCCGTCTCCTATTAATCTGCAATTGATCCCACCAAACAATTACACTTCCCTTCAACTGAAACGCTACCAACTTCGCAATTCGTTCTTTAGGAACCTCCATCATATCAAAGAACCTTTCAACTTCCGAGATCCAGTCCAGAAACTCCTCAATCTATAGATTCCTATTGAAGTTAGGAATATCCGTCTTAAGCCTTTATTCCTAAAAAAGGCCTTTGTTGTCTAGTAGCTGGATAACTAGCATAACACTCAAAATCTTAACTATCTTCCGAATCTGAATCATCGAGTAAAGGTTGTTGGTACTATTGAACACGACCACCATGTCCTCTACCATTGCGTCCACCACCGTGTCCTCTGCCACCACGGGTAGGGCTAGCCATTGGTTCAACTAGAGGCTCCTCCTTAGCAGGAACATCACGGTCATCATGCCCAGGTTGCACAGGTTGTGTGGGTTGGACTTGAATCATGAATCTGTGAAGCATATCCGCAACTCTTCCATATGTTTTCGTTGAGCCTCAATCACTCCCCAAACAACATCGATCCCGTGCTCGCCAATAGCTTGGTTCTGACCTCTTCCTTCATTGTTAGCCATAGATCCAAGGCAAACTCCTCAGCTCAGATACCAAGTAATGCAAGTAGATCaacaaaggaaaaggaaatcgtaaatcaaaccaacatttgATGTAAACACACACTGGAATCCaccagaaattgagagaaactcTCTAGGGTTTTCATATATTGATAGAATAAGAGATAATGACCTCTAGGGTTGGCTACATCCCTAATATGAAGTAAAACACCAAAATATAAAAGTTGCAAGAACGcccttaaaacaaaaaacaatcgATTTGAGACCCTAAACGATGATTCGGTTCAAAACGTCGGTTCGCTTCTGCCGGTCAAATTTAGTTGAGAATGGATAACATTTGCAAATTTTTCAGTTTTGCAGCCACACCCTTAAAAATGATTTCTACTAGCTGGTACAAATGGTAATTAACCCCTACTTTCTGTTTGTCTTAAATCAGCTCCAAATCAACCCAAATCAACTTCAAAACAACTCAAAATCAGTTCCTATATCAATTCCTTACTGATTAGAAAAATCTACTCCCATTACTTGATTTCTCTTTTATAACTTGCCAACATCACCAATTTCAGTTTGGGTCACCAATTTTCAATTTGCATTTTGGATTGTAATATGAATTTCCAATCCCTTCCACATGCATTCTCAATCCACTTCTCCATGAACTTCAGTCTACATTCTTCAATCTTGATAGTATTCATGATCCTCCTTCATACTAGTTCAAGTTATAGTGGGCTAGCTGTGGGCAGAGACTCatcttttttgtatttgttttctttatctgGTCGAGTTGTTGTCACACTTATTTGCCTACTGGTTTATCATGTTACTTAACGATTTGGTTCACAATCTAATCTAAGTGATTTTATGACTTGTCAAACAATGAACTCATCAACAGACTACAATTGTTAAAGAATATATATAGCAAATCAAGACAATCACATAAACTAATCAGTGTAGAACTTGGATGGGTTACTGAATTTTTATTCATATAGCATACAATAACAGGATTCTTTTTCTCCCTTACTAAGACTACATAATCTTCTTATGAATTATGGTCAATTGCAAGTATACAAGCAGTGATTTCAAATTCAAAGGTTAATCGTACTCCGATAACTTTACgtaaggaaatttttttttttaatgatagtgGAAAAATTGACAAGTACCATTACTGCCACTTTAAGTTATCTCCCACCCCTACATCAGAATCCTTTTAAAAGTACGTAGAGACAAGAACCTAATAAAATTAAAGTTTGATAGATGAGCTGCTAACTTGTTATACCTCCATAGCCGAGAAAGCATTATTGAAAGTAGTTTGCAAATGCATTATAGAGAGGGAGATAGTAATAGCTAATAGGTTCAAGGTATTCCACATCAACTTTCTTGTTAATGAAAGATTTGGATTCTTTCTATTCAACATAATGGTCATGTCTTCTACCATTCAACCTTGTTCTTTTTGTAGGTGCTTCGTATTCCTTGATTTGATTCTcaagaaacaaacaagaaaatagtGTGCATCTCTTTCTAATCGCCATTACTCATTGAGAACATTGAAAGTGGTTTGCACATGTATTATAGAGACAATAGAAGCTAGTAGGTCCAAAATATTGCACgtcaactttctagttaaggGAAGTTCGATCTGGATTTCTTTCTATTCAACATATATAGTGACTCTTCTACCTACTTAAATCTATTCAAACTTTTTTGTGGGtgtttcattattttaattcctgggaaacaaacaagaaaataagtGCACATTCCTTTCATAAAATGAGGAGGGGATTCGAATCCTGATTACTAGGATAATACACATTATCATTATCACTATAACTAGTGACTCTGGTGTAGTGCATATTCCTTTCTAATCCCTAGTACTCGATGAGAATATTGAAAGAATTCAAACTAAAGCTACCCACTACGATCGGCCATGCTTATTAATCATGAAAATATATGTTACAACTAAATTAATAATGTATTAGTAAGCAAGGAGTACTGATGACATGATGATACCACCAATATCGACTGCATGAAGGGTGGGGGGGAGTGGGAGGCATATCCTTGGGAGTTATTTTAGAAAGTTATTTTAATGAcgatttatatttattaatataaCTACAAACAATTAGCTAATGAAGGTTATATTCTTGGCATATCATTTATTGGACTCTTAAGTTTCAAACCTACGAACAAAGTTGAGTTTTGAACTGATGATTGCCCTTTTGTCTACCACTGAAAACACCTATCAATTCCACAACACATCATACACAGTTGGCACACACATAACTTTatccaaaaatagaaaatatatatgttcataCATCTTCCATACTGTCATGCATCATAGTTTTATTTGCCAAAGGACACTCATCATAAAGTTATCGGAGTACGATTAACCTTTGAATTTGAAATTAAGGATTTGCCAAAACTCCCTTTGTGCGATTGTCTTGCACATTTTTGTGTTTGTCCTCTTGATCACGTCGTGACGGAGGACTCTCACTCTAATGTATCTAAGAGTTTAGTAGAGAAAAGACAATCGCACAAAGGCGGTTTTGGACAATCGTAGAGGGTCACGCATCGACCTTTTTGCCGAACAAGCCATCTCCGATCCTAACAAAAAACTTAATATATATTAGTACTCAATAGTAAAtactaaatgctaaatataaTGTTTGTTATATATGAATGAAAATTAAACGGTGAAAAGGGAGAGAGCTTACTAgacaaacaaatcaaaagcaAGAACAGAGAAATCAGCTTCAGTTGTGGTGCTGGCCTCTccatgttactgttttgatgaGAGTATAGTATTAATGTATGATAGTATAAATTAGCTAGACAACGCTCTATAAGTTCAAAAACAGTAATAGTGAGCCAGAGCACAATACCTCACATAGAAACAACATCCAGAGAATCGAATATAGAAAGATAAGAGAGCACACAGAGATAATCGTATTTTTGGGtggtttcttttctcttttcataTATGCTTCCAAATCTAGATGGGGTAGCAGTGTTTTTCTTCACAGAATCATAATGTGATTTAAAAGACAAAAATCAAACTAGAATACGTCTTAAACTTTCAAGTTTGTGGAGATCAAACATAGCCCACAAATcaccaaaacagaaaaatacAACCGGAATAAGATACCCATATTAGTTCTATTTCGATTAATGAATCTTAAAAGTGTGATTgaacataaacaaaacaaaaaaaaaaagaagagaaaaagtgagCCAGAAGACttatcataaaataataataggTCAGAGTAGAAACACTTAACCTCACGCTAACTGAAGCACAGATAGTAACTTTGCAAAACGGTAAACTATGTTTCAATTAGCTAGACAACACTCTTTTAGGTTTTAAGTTCAAAAACAGTGAGCAAGACCACTTACAATTACCGCAGAAGGGAGGAGCTGAGGTAAGGGCTTGTGTAACGGTAGGGCGAAGCTGAGAGTGTGCGAGCAACTGAGCCTTAGGAGTGTTCAGAGAGAGCAGGTAAAGCAGTGTGGAGACTAGGTGGAGGAATTTACTCCTTTATAGAAAGACGAGAGATGAGTTAAGACGTGATGCAGGAACACATTGTTGaaatatgttattttcaaactctattttttttacctATCTATCAACTTTTACTGTTTTACAGCATCTATGATGAGTGTCCTTTGGCAAATAAAACTATGATGCATGACACTATGGAAGATGTATGGacatatatattttct
The window above is part of the Tripterygium wilfordii isolate XIE 37 chromosome 3, ASM1340144v1, whole genome shotgun sequence genome. Proteins encoded here:
- the LOC119995471 gene encoding uncharacterized protein LOC119995471; translation: MAELIHHKPKSKPTTNCFLGCFGFPSKQQFSRKKSVAKKNNKTTLCFSWSRFRIKRSSTVKTVPLDSTNVSSESFNLSFICPSPTKKDSKPLGQITAAAIVSSDNQSPKETKINNLHHSRRQSHDATCQKGLSFRRKIDSIRNTSHPGSPDTAKPRNGRPNVSISRSTTFPGPERVKLVGSPSTHSPVISKEEDNKSDPIVGMSIIIVTILIMLVWGRLCAILCTSAWFFFVPRLGSNIDHSGTNGSGSKQPDLNSKEYKKRVVLEGLLERNYHRHRSTL
- the LOC119995110 gene encoding 60S ribosomal protein L44; this encodes MVNVPKTKKTYCKSKECRKHTLHKVTQYKKGKDSLAAQGKRRYDRKQSGYGGQTKPVFHKKAKTTKKIVLRLQCQGCKHVSQHPIKRCKHFEIGGDKKGKGTSLF